The Streptomyces bacillaris sequence GGCTGGGCGGTTTCGCCTCGCTCACCCTCGGCTCCGTCGGCCTGGGGGTGGCCTCACGGACCGAGGTGCCGGTGATCGTCGTACGGGGCGAGACCGACCGGCCGGCGACCGGGGTGGTCACGGCGGCCGTGCAGGGCACCTCCGACCTGGACTGGCTGCTGATCGCGGCGGCTGAGGCGGACGCACGCAAGGCGTCCCTGCGGCTGCTGAGCGTCAGCAACGTGCTGACCCACGTCGGCAGGTTCACCACCATGCTCGACAGCATCGGGGAGATCACCGAGGAGAAGGTGCACGAGACGGCCGCCGTCGCAGAAGAGGTACGGAAGCGGTACCCCGGCCTCACCGTCACCCACGACGTGGAGACGGGGACCAGCGTGCCGGGCATCCTCGTCGAGGCCACGGCCCTCACCGACCTGCTGGTGATGGGCGCCCGGCGCCGGATGCTCGGCTCCGGGACGGCGTTGGGCCGGGTCACCCACGCCCTGTTGCACCACGGCCACTGCCCGGTCCAGATCATCCCGCCGGGCTACAGGGCCACGAGCTGAACCGTCGAGTCGAACCGTCGGGGGCAGCACCCTCACCGCACCAGGACCGCCTCGCCCGGCTTCGGTACGACCGCCGTCCACCCCAGCTCCCGGTCCAGCCGGTCACGCAGCGCGGCCGACGCGCCCTCCTCCCCGTACACCAGATAGGTGGTGTGCGGGGCGGGTGCGTCCCGCAGCCAGTCGAGGATCTGGTCCGCGTCGGCGTGCGCCGAGAAGTGCGGTACGTCGACGATCTCGGCGCGTACGGGAACGTACTCGCCGAACATCTTCAGCACCCGCGCCCCGTCCACCAGGTCCCGGGCGCGGGTGCCCGCGGCGGCGAAACCGACGACGACCACGGAGTTGCGGGGGTCGGGCAGCAGTCGGCGCAGATGGTGCAGCACCCGGCCGCCCGTCGCCATACCGGCCGAGGAGACGATGACGCAGGGGCCCCGCGCGCTGTTGATGGCGATGGACTCCTGGACCGTACGGGCGGCGAGGAAGGGATCGGGGCTCAGCGCGTCCGTGCCCCGGTCCAGGATCTCCGGGCGCAGCTCGGCGGAGCGGCCGCGCAGCGCGTCCCGGTAGACGTCCAGGGCGGCCAGGGCCATCGGGCTGTCGACGTACACGGGGACCGAGCGGGGGAGCGCCCCCGTGTACCGCAGCTCCGCCAGCTCGTGCAGGACCACCTCGGTGCGGTCGATCGCGAAGGCCGGGATCACCACGGAGCCGCCGCGGGCCAGGGTCCGGCCGACCGCCGAGGCGAAGGCCCGGCGGCCGCCCTCCCGGTCGTGGCGGCGGTTGCCGTACGTGGACTCCATGAGCAGGACGTCGGCGCCGGAGAACGGATCCGGGGGCCGCAGCAGCGGATGCCCCGGGCGGCCGAGATCGCCGGAGACGGCCAGGGCGTGCCCGTCCTCCAGGGTGAGGTGCGCCCAGGCGGAGCCGAGGATGTGGCCGCCGTGGTGGAGCGTGAGCCGGGTGCCCCGCATGATCTCGACCTCGCTGCCGACCGGCACCGGGTCGAAGAAGGCGAGCGTCCGCTCCACATCGGCGTCGTCGTACAGCGGGTCGGCCGGGCGGTGCTTGGACCAGCCGTGCTCGTTCGCGTGCCGGGCCGCCTCCGTCTGGAGCCGGGCGCTGTCCCGCAGCACGATCTCCGCGAACCGCGCCGTGGGGGTGCTCATCAGGATCGGCCCCCGGAACCCCTGCCGGACCAGGCGCGGCAGATACCCGCAGTGGTCCAGGTGGGCATGGGTGACGACGACGGCGTGGACATCGGACGCGGCCCGCGCGAACTTCACCCAGTTGCGCCTGCGCAGCTTCGCGTGGCCCTGGAAGAGCCCGCACTCCACGAGGATGCGGGCGTGGTCGCTCTCGACCAGGAACTTGCTGCCGGTCACGGTGCCCACCCCGCCCAGCAGGGTGAGCAGGGCGGGCCGGGCGGGTGCGCGGGCGGCGTGCGGGGCCGGTCCGGAGCCGGACGGCATGACGACCTCCTACTCCACGGTGAGGACCTCGCCCACCGGCCGACGCGGCGTCCGTGTGCCCCGGGGCCCGTACCCGAACCGGAACAGCATGTGGACGAAGCCGGTCGGCGAGCCGGGTTCACGGGTCAGGGCACGCAGCTCGGGCCATTCCAGGGGCTGAGACATCAGCGAGGTGGACAGTCCGTCCAGCGTGGCCTGGAGGAGTACGCGCTCCATGGCCTGCCCCGCCCGCAGCCAGTCGGCCGGGGAGTCGTCCAGGGTGCCCAGGAGCGCGATCTGCGGCCGCTCCTCGAAGTCGGCGGAGATCCGGCCCGGCAGGCCGCGCTCGGGGTCGAAGTCACGGGCCGGGGCGGTCACAC is a genomic window containing:
- a CDS encoding MBL fold metallo-hydrolase, with product MPSGSGPAPHAARAPARPALLTLLGGVGTVTGSKFLVESDHARILVECGLFQGHAKLRRRNWVKFARAASDVHAVVVTHAHLDHCGYLPRLVRQGFRGPILMSTPTARFAEIVLRDSARLQTEAARHANEHGWSKHRPADPLYDDADVERTLAFFDPVPVGSEVEIMRGTRLTLHHGGHILGSAWAHLTLEDGHALAVSGDLGRPGHPLLRPPDPFSGADVLLMESTYGNRRHDREGGRRAFASAVGRTLARGGSVVIPAFAIDRTEVVLHELAELRYTGALPRSVPVYVDSPMALAALDVYRDALRGRSAELRPEILDRGTDALSPDPFLAARTVQESIAINSARGPCVIVSSAGMATGGRVLHHLRRLLPDPRNSVVVVGFAAAGTRARDLVDGARVLKMFGEYVPVRAEIVDVPHFSAHADADQILDWLRDAPAPHTTYLVYGEEGASAALRDRLDRELGWTAVVPKPGEAVLVR
- a CDS encoding universal stress protein — translated: MTSDLPDPVELGAVVVGVDASEQARTAALWAAAEAAHRGQPLNIVHAADIEGRSVLTPAETLRALRETGNELLDGTAEAVRAAHPDLTVTKELSNRDAVSSLHAAAGDRGTIVVGSRGLGGFASLTLGSVGLGVASRTEVPVIVVRGETDRPATGVVTAAVQGTSDLDWLLIAAAEADARKASLRLLSVSNVLTHVGRFTTMLDSIGEITEEKVHETAAVAEEVRKRYPGLTVTHDVETGTSVPGILVEATALTDLLVMGARRRMLGSGTALGRVTHALLHHGHCPVQIIPPGYRATS